CCAGACTACCGAACAAAAAAACATAGTAAACAACATGCTGGACCGAGTAGTTTATTGTAGTTCAATACTAGTAAGTCGATTTGGAACTCAGGTAGGCCTATCGCTCAAAACTTTCAAGGAATTTCCACTTTTGATTGTGTTAACTAACTCTATGGTGCTCAATTCACTCAGTTCGGTTGGACCTTCGAAAAGTTTCCCCAATAACGAAAGTTGAAATAAAACTCAAGTTTCTGTGATTTATTTCACATCAAATCAGTTCGAATTTCGAGGTTCATCACTGCTATACTAATTCCAGTGAGCATGTAGTACAATTTTGATGTCGCCTTGCAGTTGATTTAAAATCCCGTTTGTAAATCAAAATTGAAACTTGTTTATCCTGAATTTATTCTCAACAGGTATCTCTGTTGTACGAGTACAGTTCTGCCGGGGTCTAAAGACGAACCCTTCAACATTACTTCTGTCCTCTAGTCGTTGCAACCCACTTAATACACACAATGGCAAATGACTCTACCACAATCTTCGCGGTGGAAAATGACACGTTTATCGTCAGTACCTTGTCCGGGAATTTGACTGATGAAACTTCCTCCAGCCCGATGACATCAGGGGAACATTTAACGAACATGTTTGAAAGCACAAGTTTCACCACCCCGTATTGGACGTCTACCACTATGGGGGACGGTCGAACCTTCCGCTTTGAGGACTACACGCAACGAGCCATCATCGGCATCCTCGTCTGCTTCGTGGCCTTGTCTGGCTTCGTAGGGAACGTCTTGGTGATTCTGGCCGTTGTCTTATCAAAGAAGCTTCAGACCCGCACCAATGCTTTCGTCGTCAACTTGGCTACAACCGACTTGGTGACTTGCACCGCTGCACCGTTTACCGCGGTGGCTCTGTTCAGCATGACGGGCTGGCCCATACCAGAGGAGGTCTGTTCTGTCGCAGCTGCTATTGGGTTTACCAGTATTGGATGTAGTGTCATGAACCTAGCTGCTATCTCCATTAACCGGTTCGTGCTCATCACTAAATCCATCGACACTTACCACTCCATCTACACACCTAAGAAGATAGCAGCCATGTTGGTATTTACGTGGCTCTATCCAGCATTAGTCTGTTCCCTTCCATTCTTTGGTATCGGTAAATGGGGTTACTCGGACAAGTACAAGACTTGTACTCAAGACACCTCAGCTGAATCTAGCGATACCTTCAGTCTGCTGGGATCTGCTCTCATCTACCCAATTCCTCTCATCATCCTGTTCGTCTGTTACTTCAAGATCTACCGCCACATCACAGGCCACATGAAGAAGATGATGGGGAAGGGAATCGAGATGGAGGGAACTTCCAA
Above is a genomic segment from Asterias rubens chromosome 10, eAstRub1.3, whole genome shotgun sequence containing:
- the LOC117295652 gene encoding alpha-1B adrenergic receptor-like, producing the protein MANDSTTIFAVENDTFIVSTLSGNLTDETSSSPMTSGEHLTNMFESTSFTTPYWTSTTMGDGRTFRFEDYTQRAIIGILVCFVALSGFVGNVLVILAVVLSKKLQTRTNAFVVNLATTDLVTCTAAPFTAVALFSMTGWPIPEEVCSVAAAIGFTSIGCSVMNLAAISINRFVLITKSIDTYHSIYTPKKIAAMLVFTWLYPALVCSLPFFGIGKWGYSDKYKTCTQDTSAESSDTFSLLGSALIYPIPLIILFVCYFKIYRHITGHMKKMMGKGIEMEGTSNASNASSTQLQKKPAGSFSKRQVQITKNLFLVVCAFIACLAPFAIALMIPPSDPVIPWTGAIIIFNSAVNPVIYGVKHPHFKEVFRHMLRCRYHLIPEPSSCLRKMRST